The following proteins are co-located in the Micromonospora viridifaciens genome:
- a CDS encoding MbtH family protein gives MAEPRFLVVRNDEEQYSIWSADRELPAGWYDAGFAGTREECLAHVDTVWTDMRPRSVREAANS, from the coding sequence ATGGCCGAACCCCGATTCCTGGTCGTCCGCAACGACGAGGAGCAGTATTCGATCTGGTCGGCCGACCGGGAGCTGCCCGCGGGCTGGTACGACGCCGGCTTCGCCGGCACCCGCGAGGAGTGCCTGGCCCACGTCGACACCGTCTGGACCGACATGCGTCCCCGCTCCGTGCGCGAGGCGGCCAACTCATGA
- a CDS encoding TauD/TfdA family dioxygenase, with amino-acid sequence MSDTITTLPVVIENDGRALTDLIDARRAELRASLVEHGGLLFRGFDVGGVDGFDAVVRALSGEPLTYTERSSPRHSIKGRVYTSTDYPPDEEIFLHNENSYQARWPLTLFFYCITAPETQGATPLADVRRVHDLIDPAVREEFIRRRWMLVRNFHGDFGTRWQEVFNTENRAEVEAYAKANGITVEWVGKDALRTRAVRDVVHHRPGSDAPRWFNHATFFHLSTLPADYQEGLLAMFGADGLPSNTYYGDGGEIPADVMDHLRAAYRAATVRFDYQRDDVLVVDNMTAAHGREPFTGPRKIAVAMAEPHTPDTPGAN; translated from the coding sequence ATGAGCGACACGATCACCACCCTTCCGGTGGTCATCGAGAACGACGGCCGGGCCCTGACCGACCTGATCGACGCCCGGCGGGCCGAGCTGCGCGCCAGCCTCGTCGAGCACGGCGGGCTGCTCTTCCGCGGCTTCGACGTCGGCGGGGTGGACGGCTTCGACGCGGTGGTCCGGGCCCTTTCCGGCGAACCGTTGACCTACACCGAGCGGTCCTCGCCCCGGCACTCCATCAAGGGCCGGGTCTACACCTCGACCGACTACCCGCCGGACGAGGAGATCTTCCTGCACAACGAGAACTCGTACCAGGCGCGCTGGCCGCTGACCCTGTTCTTCTACTGCATCACCGCGCCGGAGACCCAGGGCGCCACCCCGCTCGCCGACGTGCGCCGGGTGCACGACCTCATCGACCCGGCGGTGCGCGAGGAGTTCATCCGGCGGCGCTGGATGCTGGTGCGCAACTTCCACGGCGACTTCGGCACCCGCTGGCAGGAGGTGTTCAACACCGAGAACCGGGCCGAGGTCGAGGCGTACGCGAAGGCGAACGGGATCACCGTGGAGTGGGTCGGCAAGGACGCCCTGCGCACCCGGGCGGTCCGGGACGTGGTGCACCACCGGCCCGGTTCGGACGCCCCGCGCTGGTTCAACCACGCCACCTTCTTCCACCTCTCCACCCTCCCGGCCGACTACCAGGAGGGCCTGCTGGCCATGTTCGGCGCCGACGGGCTGCCGTCGAACACCTACTACGGCGACGGCGGCGAGATTCCCGCCGACGTCATGGACCACCTGCGCGCCGCCTACCGGGCCGCCACCGTCCGTTTCGACTACCAGCGCGACGACGTGCTGGTGGTGGACAACATGACCGCCGCGCACGGCCGCGAGCCGTTCACCGGCCCTCGCAAGATCGCCGTCGCGATGGCCGAACCCCACACCCCCGACACCCCTGGAGCGAACTGA
- a CDS encoding non-ribosomal peptide synthetase gives MSERQEWTFPASFAQERVWMANQLDAASPVFNVSSPWRFPAGIDADTAVEIVNKVVARHESLRTHLRVDDGALVQVVRAPEPVALPADDLRDLPPAERDARFAELRTELGRTPIPLDSPRLWRARLVRVDDVWRLLFTVHHAVFDSHSAVLFIRELAAFAQAALTGAEPAVPDLPIQYADYAVWQRDQLTGAELDRQLAFWTGHLAGAPAVTGLPLDRPRPAQLGFAGDEVRFDLPEGLLDRIGALAAGASATPYMVLLAGFAALLSRISGETDVVVGVSTAGRDSAEVAALIGMFVNPVALRCDVSGDPTFAELLGRVRDGLVDAMDHGQTPFQKIVEAVDPQRDPSVQPIFQTALNFIPDSGLDPIELGTTKDDLAFDITAEESRLVYRTELFERATVEAVVDRYVRLLTAAVADPDRTVAALPLLADAERDLVLGAGQDSAPEVPPATVVDEVRRQTAATPDAVALVCDGVSMTYAELNAAANRLARLLVARGAGPETRVALALPRSGELVVAILAVLKSGAAYVPIDTAYPAGRIAYLLEDAEPALVVATPDTAALVPAGALVLDGEVGSDQADDDLTDADRVAPLLPEHPAYVLYTSGSTGRPKGVVVEHRAVTAYLAWARHTYPGLSGTALLHSPISFDLTVTGLLGTLTAGGTVRLAAIDSPAARAGGRPAFLKVTPSHLPLLDDELSPTTDLVIGGEALTGEQLAPWRATHPDVAIINEYGPTEATVGCVAARIAPGEPVPAGPVPIGTATWHMRALLLDAAGQPVPPGVVGELYVAGPQLARGYHRRPGLTAERFLPCPYGPPGERMYATGDLARRRPDGSLEYLGRRDDQVKVRGMRIELGEIEAALLAHPDVRAAAAAVRTDSGEPMLVGYLVGPAHEDSVRAELARELPAHLIPAALVRLDALPLTPNGKLDRAALPAPAAAAPAEDAYVAPRTEAEALVAEVYAEILQVEKVGALDDFFALGGNSLRGMRAMARIRAEVDVELPMRALFSSPVVADLAAQIEQRIAAELDGLSDTEVAALLAAEEESS, from the coding sequence ATGAGCGAGCGCCAGGAGTGGACCTTCCCGGCCTCCTTCGCCCAGGAACGGGTGTGGATGGCCAACCAGCTCGACGCCGCCTCGCCGGTGTTCAACGTCTCCAGCCCGTGGCGGTTCCCCGCCGGGATCGACGCGGACACCGCCGTCGAGATCGTCAACAAGGTGGTGGCCCGGCACGAGTCGCTCCGGACCCACCTGCGGGTGGACGACGGCGCGCTGGTGCAGGTGGTCCGGGCACCCGAGCCGGTCGCGCTGCCCGCCGACGACCTGCGTGACCTGCCGCCGGCCGAACGCGACGCGCGGTTCGCCGAGCTGCGCACCGAGCTGGGCCGCACCCCGATCCCGCTGGACTCGCCGCGGCTGTGGCGGGCTCGGCTGGTCCGCGTCGACGACGTCTGGCGGCTGCTGTTCACCGTGCACCACGCCGTCTTCGACAGCCACTCGGCGGTGCTGTTCATCCGGGAACTCGCCGCGTTCGCCCAAGCCGCGCTGACCGGTGCCGAGCCCGCGGTGCCCGACCTGCCCATCCAGTACGCGGACTACGCGGTCTGGCAGCGCGACCAGCTCACCGGCGCGGAACTGGACCGCCAGCTCGCCTTCTGGACCGGCCACCTGGCCGGTGCCCCGGCGGTCACCGGCCTGCCGCTGGACCGGCCCCGCCCGGCGCAGCTCGGCTTCGCCGGCGACGAGGTGCGCTTCGACCTGCCCGAGGGGCTGCTCGACCGGATCGGCGCGCTCGCCGCCGGAGCTTCGGCCACTCCGTACATGGTGCTGCTGGCCGGCTTCGCGGCGCTGCTGTCCCGGATCTCCGGCGAGACCGACGTGGTGGTCGGCGTCTCCACCGCCGGCCGGGACAGCGCCGAGGTCGCGGCGCTGATCGGCATGTTCGTCAACCCGGTGGCGCTGCGCTGCGACGTCTCCGGCGACCCGACCTTCGCCGAGCTGCTCGGGCGGGTCCGGGACGGCCTGGTCGACGCGATGGACCACGGGCAGACCCCGTTCCAGAAGATCGTCGAGGCGGTCGACCCGCAGCGCGACCCGTCGGTGCAGCCGATCTTCCAGACCGCGCTGAACTTCATCCCCGACTCCGGCCTGGACCCGATCGAGCTGGGCACCACCAAGGACGACCTGGCGTTCGACATCACCGCCGAGGAGAGCCGCCTGGTCTACCGGACCGAGCTGTTCGAGCGGGCCACCGTCGAGGCGGTCGTCGACCGGTACGTCCGGCTGCTCACCGCCGCCGTCGCCGACCCGGACCGGACGGTCGCCGCCCTGCCGCTGCTCGCCGACGCCGAACGCGACCTGGTGCTCGGCGCCGGGCAGGACAGCGCGCCCGAGGTGCCGCCCGCCACCGTGGTCGACGAGGTGCGGCGGCAGACCGCCGCCACCCCGGACGCCGTCGCGCTGGTCTGCGACGGGGTGTCGATGACGTACGCCGAGCTGAACGCCGCCGCCAACCGGCTCGCCCGGCTGCTGGTGGCCCGCGGCGCCGGCCCGGAGACCCGGGTCGCGCTCGCCCTGCCCCGCTCCGGCGAGCTGGTGGTGGCGATCCTCGCCGTGCTCAAGTCCGGCGCGGCGTACGTGCCGATCGACACCGCGTACCCGGCCGGGCGGATCGCGTACCTGCTGGAGGACGCCGAGCCGGCCCTGGTGGTGGCCACCCCGGACACCGCCGCGCTGGTGCCCGCCGGGGCGCTGGTGCTCGACGGGGAGGTGGGCTCGGACCAGGCCGACGACGACCTCACCGACGCCGACCGGGTTGCCCCGCTGCTTCCTGAGCACCCCGCGTACGTGCTCTACACCTCCGGCTCGACCGGCCGCCCCAAGGGCGTGGTGGTGGAGCACCGGGCGGTGACCGCCTACCTGGCCTGGGCCCGGCACACCTACCCGGGCCTGTCCGGCACGGCGCTGCTGCACTCGCCGATCTCCTTCGACCTCACCGTCACCGGCCTGCTCGGCACGCTCACCGCCGGCGGCACGGTCCGGCTGGCCGCGATCGACTCCCCGGCCGCCCGGGCCGGTGGCCGGCCGGCCTTCCTCAAGGTCACGCCGAGCCACCTGCCGCTGCTGGACGACGAGCTGTCGCCCACCACCGACCTGGTGATCGGCGGCGAGGCGCTCACCGGCGAGCAGCTGGCCCCCTGGCGGGCCACCCACCCGGACGTCGCGATCATCAACGAGTACGGCCCGACCGAGGCGACCGTCGGCTGCGTGGCCGCCCGGATCGCCCCGGGCGAGCCGGTCCCGGCCGGTCCGGTGCCGATCGGCACGGCCACCTGGCATATGCGGGCGCTGCTGCTCGACGCAGCCGGGCAACCGGTGCCGCCGGGCGTGGTCGGCGAACTGTACGTCGCCGGCCCGCAGCTCGCCCGCGGCTACCACCGCCGCCCCGGCCTCACCGCCGAGCGCTTCCTGCCCTGCCCGTACGGGCCGCCCGGGGAGCGGATGTACGCCACCGGCGACCTGGCCCGTCGGCGTCCCGACGGCAGCCTGGAGTACCTGGGCCGCCGCGACGACCAGGTCAAGGTGCGCGGCATGCGGATCGAGCTGGGCGAGATCGAGGCCGCCCTGCTGGCCCACCCGGACGTCCGGGCGGCCGCCGCGGCGGTGCGTACCGACTCCGGCGAGCCGATGCTGGTCGGCTACCTGGTCGGCCCGGCCCACGAGGACTCGGTCCGCGCCGAGCTGGCCCGGGAGCTGCCCGCGCACCTGATCCCGGCGGCGCTGGTCCGGCTCGACGCGCTGCCGCTCACGCCGAACGGCAAGCTGGACCGGGCCGCGCTGCCCGCCCCGGCCGCCGCCGCCCCGGCCGAGGACGCCTACGTCGCCCCGCGCACCGAGGCCGAGGCTCTGGTCGCCGAGGTGTACGCCGAGATCCTCCAGGTGGAGAAGGTCGGCGCCCTGGACGACTTCTTCGCCCTCGGCGGCAACTCGCTGCGCGGCATGCGGGCGATGGCCCGGATCCGGGCCGAGGTGGACGTCGAACTGCCGATGCGGGCGCTGTTCAGCAGCCCCGTGGTGGCGGACCTGGCCGCCCAGATCGAGCAGCGGATCGCCGCCGAACTCGACGGGCTCTCCGACACCGAGGTCGCCGCGCTGCTCGCGGCGGAAGAGGAAAGCAGCTGA
- a CDS encoding type I polyketide synthase, with amino-acid sequence MQNENSPAQPTDEGIEPIAIVGLAARVPGAADVTEFWRNLVDGVESSTELSREEQLARGASAEEVDDPGWVHRAPLIDGYDEFDAALFGMTAREAEMTDPQHRLFLETCYTALQDGGYDPGRYDGAIGVYAGTGGNTYLQKFVLRNKRAAGGPHSAVSVATANSPNYVATNVSYRLDLRGPSLTVHTACSTSLVAFHLACEALRNGECDMALAGGVNVELPHVGYLGMDGFTSPDGHCRPFDAGANGTVWGSGVGVTLLKRLSDAIADGDTIRAVVLGNAINNDGAGKVGFTAPSIDGQTEAVAQAVGMAGIDPRTISYVEAHGTGTALGDPIEVAALSTVYGKDTDDRGWCGIGSVKSNIGHLSQPSGIVSVIKTVLAMEHGLIPPTINYETPNPAIDFADTPFYVTNTLTKWDTDGVPRRAGVSSFGIGGTNAHVVLEEAPAAYRAERRVRPAHLLQVSAKTPTALDAAVRRLADHLEAATAGGLGLLADVAHTLRVGRQAYPHRAAVVATDPTTAAAALRDARKGHRGAADGPAPRVAFLFSGQGSQYAGMGAQLYAEDPGFAATVDECAELLRPELGLDIRDLILGRDPEAGEKLTETRYTQPALFTVEYALAVAWQRAGVTPAAMIGHSIGEYVAATVAGVLTLPDALKVVAARGRLMHSLPAGSMLAVSLDESAVADRLPEGLAVATVNGPGTCVVAGETALVEEFAATLKGKSKLLRTSHAFHSPMMEPILDEFIALMASVPLRPPAVPFLSNVTGIWITEAQATDPAYWAAHLRQPVRFGACVATLLAEGTWALVECGPGRQLANLARMQVTKAGEAQRKLTPLGSLPGPGESTGDLATLLGSAGALWCAGVPVRLAADPDARRVPLPTYPFERRRYWIDPDPEEQVVAAPVETGPRPLPEWFAVPVWRQAAPARATAPLGRCLVLADGPRGAALVATLRAAGDDPVEVRAGDGFTATADGFRLRLGVREDHEALVAALGADLPRRIVHAYALDGAPAGTDVAAAWAAQDRGFFSALHLVQALAGAGLTADEQGVTLDLVTAGIGDVRGDDLVRPEHATLAGLARVLPVELPGLTVRLVDADLTAGAVKADVAAGGAVKADVAAGGAVEADVAVGDVTALVAELRRPVDPEHPEVALRRDRRWVAGYEQVTVDAEDEPGALREGGRYLITGGLGGIGVTLAEDFARRVRAKLVLLARSGLPERDRWDEHLAVHGGADRAGRAIAAIRRMEAAGADVLVLAADVTDPADLRRVRAAAEARFGGLDGIVHAAGLPGGGMAEIKERAEAERVLAPKLAGTLALAQVFGELPLDFVALCSSITAVIGGFGQVDYCAANNFLDAFARAGAGFRAPVVSQNWGGWAEVGMAVETNSPAGFRAAGRDVVTSSVDHPVLTTKVVGPDGTVLHGLVSASTHWLLDEHRIGGVPVVPGTAHLESVRAAVVAALPAPGPQAAVELRDVVFLEPFSVPDGTVAQYRVELTPTDDGVDFTVASLAAGQLRAHVRGAAGWTEEAAPPAGTPTVAGRRVDDDASFGRGRTSMLTFGPRWAALAEHHLAEGEELARIEAPAAVRDDLPAWGLHPALLDVATAFGRGQGSGTYLPLSYGRMVVRGPLPASFLSHLRHRDSATDEVVAADLSLLDTDGRELVAISDFVLRRVDQGAVTGGLTDTPAAAAAAGPAPVTEDIRPVDGAEAFRRSLTAGLGAQVVITTRTVADIRRRATRVTTESLEAETEPAVSAPTAGGGSAAPTTELEKTIAQVWRDGLGVAEVGVDDDFFALGGNSLVAVQLIAAMRKATGVRLPMRSLFETPTVAGLAARIEELRAAQPADEPAAPEAIPAIPRLPRA; translated from the coding sequence ATGCAGAACGAGAATTCCCCCGCGCAACCCACCGACGAGGGCATCGAGCCGATCGCCATCGTCGGGCTCGCCGCCCGCGTGCCCGGCGCCGCCGACGTCACCGAGTTCTGGCGCAACCTGGTCGACGGCGTCGAGTCCTCCACCGAGCTGAGCCGCGAGGAGCAGCTCGCCCGGGGCGCCTCCGCCGAGGAGGTGGACGACCCCGGCTGGGTGCACCGGGCCCCGCTGATCGACGGCTACGACGAGTTCGACGCCGCCCTGTTCGGGATGACCGCGCGCGAGGCCGAGATGACCGATCCGCAGCACCGGCTCTTCCTGGAGACCTGCTACACCGCTCTGCAGGACGGCGGCTACGACCCGGGCCGGTACGACGGCGCGATCGGCGTCTACGCGGGCACGGGCGGCAACACCTACCTGCAGAAGTTCGTGCTGCGCAACAAGCGGGCCGCCGGTGGCCCGCACAGCGCGGTCTCTGTCGCCACCGCCAACTCGCCGAACTACGTCGCCACCAATGTGTCGTACCGGCTGGACCTGCGGGGGCCGAGCCTGACCGTGCACACCGCCTGCTCCACCTCGCTGGTCGCGTTCCACCTCGCCTGCGAGGCGCTGCGCAACGGCGAGTGCGACATGGCCCTCGCGGGCGGGGTCAACGTCGAGCTGCCGCACGTCGGCTACCTCGGCATGGACGGCTTCACCTCGCCGGACGGCCACTGCCGGCCGTTCGACGCCGGCGCCAACGGCACGGTGTGGGGCAGCGGCGTCGGGGTGACCCTGCTCAAGCGCCTCTCCGACGCCATCGCCGACGGCGACACCATCCGCGCCGTGGTGCTCGGCAACGCGATCAACAACGACGGCGCCGGCAAGGTCGGCTTCACCGCCCCGAGCATCGACGGCCAGACGGAGGCGGTCGCCCAGGCGGTCGGCATGGCCGGCATCGACCCGCGCACCATCAGCTACGTCGAGGCGCACGGCACCGGCACCGCGCTGGGCGACCCGATCGAGGTCGCCGCCCTCTCCACCGTCTACGGCAAGGACACCGACGACCGGGGCTGGTGCGGCATCGGCTCGGTGAAGTCCAACATCGGCCACCTCAGCCAGCCCTCGGGCATCGTCAGCGTGATCAAGACGGTGCTCGCCATGGAGCACGGGCTGATCCCGCCGACCATCAACTACGAGACGCCGAACCCGGCGATCGACTTCGCCGACACCCCGTTCTACGTGACGAACACGCTGACCAAGTGGGACACCGACGGGGTGCCCCGCCGGGCCGGGGTCAGCTCCTTCGGCATCGGCGGCACCAACGCCCACGTGGTGCTGGAGGAGGCGCCGGCCGCGTACCGGGCCGAACGGCGGGTCCGTCCCGCGCACCTGCTCCAGGTGTCGGCGAAGACCCCCACCGCCCTCGACGCCGCGGTGCGGCGGCTCGCCGACCACCTCGAGGCCGCCACCGCGGGTGGCCTGGGGCTGCTCGCCGACGTCGCGCACACCCTGCGCGTCGGCCGCCAGGCGTACCCGCACCGCGCCGCCGTGGTCGCCACCGACCCCACGACGGCGGCGGCCGCCCTGCGCGACGCCCGCAAGGGACACCGGGGCGCCGCCGACGGTCCCGCCCCGCGCGTGGCGTTCCTGTTCTCCGGCCAGGGATCCCAGTACGCCGGCATGGGCGCCCAGCTCTACGCCGAGGACCCGGGCTTCGCGGCCACCGTGGACGAGTGCGCCGAGCTGCTCCGCCCCGAGCTGGGCCTGGACATCCGTGACCTGATCCTCGGCCGGGACCCGGAGGCGGGGGAGAAGCTCACCGAGACCCGCTACACCCAGCCCGCGCTGTTCACCGTCGAGTACGCGCTCGCCGTCGCCTGGCAGCGGGCCGGGGTGACCCCGGCCGCGATGATCGGCCACTCGATCGGCGAGTACGTCGCCGCCACCGTGGCCGGCGTGCTCACCCTGCCGGACGCGCTGAAGGTGGTGGCCGCCCGGGGCCGGCTCATGCACTCCCTGCCCGCCGGCTCGATGCTGGCCGTGTCGCTCGACGAGTCGGCGGTCGCCGACCGGCTGCCCGAAGGGCTCGCCGTCGCCACCGTCAACGGCCCGGGCACCTGCGTGGTGGCCGGCGAGACCGCCCTGGTCGAGGAGTTCGCCGCCACCCTCAAGGGCAAGAGCAAGCTGCTGCGCACCTCGCACGCCTTCCACTCGCCGATGATGGAACCGATCCTCGACGAGTTCATCGCGCTGATGGCCAGCGTGCCGCTGCGCCCGCCGGCCGTGCCGTTCCTGTCCAACGTGACCGGCATCTGGATCACCGAGGCGCAGGCCACCGACCCGGCGTACTGGGCGGCGCACCTGCGTCAGCCGGTCCGCTTCGGCGCCTGCGTGGCCACCCTGCTCGCCGAGGGCACCTGGGCGCTGGTCGAGTGCGGCCCCGGCCGGCAGCTGGCCAACCTGGCCCGGATGCAGGTGACCAAGGCCGGCGAGGCGCAGCGGAAGCTGACCCCGCTGGGCAGCCTGCCCGGGCCGGGCGAGTCCACCGGCGACCTGGCGACGCTGCTCGGCAGCGCCGGGGCGCTCTGGTGCGCGGGCGTGCCGGTGCGGCTGGCCGCCGACCCGGACGCCCGGCGGGTACCGCTGCCCACGTACCCCTTCGAGCGTCGCCGCTACTGGATCGACCCGGACCCGGAGGAGCAGGTGGTGGCGGCCCCGGTCGAGACCGGCCCCCGACCGCTGCCCGAGTGGTTCGCGGTGCCGGTGTGGCGGCAGGCCGCGCCGGCCCGGGCCACCGCCCCGCTGGGCCGGTGCCTGGTGCTGGCCGACGGTCCGCGCGGCGCGGCGCTGGTCGCGACACTGCGGGCCGCCGGGGACGACCCGGTCGAGGTACGCGCCGGCGACGGGTTCACCGCCACCGCCGACGGTTTCCGGCTGCGCCTCGGCGTCCGCGAGGACCACGAGGCCCTGGTCGCCGCGCTCGGCGCCGACCTGCCGCGCCGGATCGTGCACGCGTACGCCCTGGACGGTGCGCCGGCCGGGACGGACGTCGCCGCCGCCTGGGCCGCCCAGGACCGGGGATTCTTCAGCGCGCTGCACCTGGTGCAGGCTCTCGCCGGAGCCGGCCTGACCGCCGACGAGCAGGGCGTCACCCTCGACCTGGTCACCGCCGGCATCGGCGACGTGCGCGGCGACGACCTGGTCCGCCCCGAGCACGCCACCCTCGCCGGCCTGGCCCGGGTGCTGCCGGTCGAGCTGCCCGGCCTCACCGTCCGATTGGTCGACGCCGACCTCACCGCCGGCGCGGTGAAGGCTGACGTGGCCGCCGGCGGCGCGGTGAAGGCTGATGTGGCCGCCGGCGGCGCGGTCGAGGCCGACGTGGCCGTCGGCGACGTCACCGCCCTGGTCGCCGAGCTGCGCCGCCCGGTCGACCCGGAGCACCCCGAGGTGGCGCTGCGCCGCGACCGGCGTTGGGTCGCCGGGTACGAGCAGGTCACCGTGGACGCCGAGGACGAGCCGGGCGCGCTGCGCGAGGGGGGCCGCTACCTGATCACCGGCGGCCTCGGCGGCATCGGCGTCACCCTGGCCGAGGACTTCGCCCGCCGGGTACGCGCCAAGCTGGTGCTGCTGGCCCGCTCCGGCCTGCCCGAGCGGGACCGGTGGGACGAGCACCTGGCGGTGCACGGCGGCGCGGACCGGGCCGGCCGGGCCATCGCGGCGATCCGCCGGATGGAGGCGGCCGGGGCCGACGTGCTGGTGCTCGCGGCCGACGTCACCGACCCGGCCGACCTGCGCCGGGTCCGCGCGGCGGCCGAGGCCCGCTTCGGCGGGCTGGACGGCATCGTGCACGCCGCCGGCCTGCCCGGTGGCGGCATGGCCGAGATCAAGGAACGGGCCGAGGCGGAGCGGGTGCTGGCCCCGAAGCTGGCCGGCACCCTCGCCCTCGCGCAGGTCTTCGGCGAGCTGCCGCTGGACTTCGTCGCGCTGTGCTCCTCGATCACCGCGGTGATCGGCGGCTTCGGGCAGGTCGACTACTGCGCGGCGAACAACTTCCTCGACGCGTTCGCCCGGGCCGGCGCCGGCTTCCGGGCGCCGGTGGTGTCGCAGAACTGGGGCGGCTGGGCCGAGGTCGGCATGGCCGTGGAGACCAACTCGCCGGCCGGGTTCCGGGCCGCCGGCCGGGACGTCGTCACCAGCTCGGTGGACCACCCGGTGCTCACCACCAAGGTGGTCGGCCCCGACGGCACCGTGCTGCACGGCCTGGTCTCCGCCAGCACCCACTGGCTGCTCGACGAGCACCGGATCGGCGGTGTCCCGGTGGTCCCCGGCACCGCCCACCTGGAGTCGGTGCGCGCCGCGGTGGTCGCCGCGCTGCCCGCCCCGGGCCCACAGGCGGCGGTGGAGCTGCGCGACGTGGTCTTCCTGGAGCCGTTCTCCGTGCCGGACGGCACGGTCGCCCAGTACCGGGTGGAGCTGACCCCCACGGACGACGGGGTGGACTTCACCGTCGCCAGCCTCGCCGCCGGCCAGCTGCGTGCCCACGTCCGGGGCGCCGCCGGCTGGACCGAGGAGGCCGCCCCGCCGGCGGGCACACCCACCGTCGCCGGCCGGCGGGTCGACGACGACGCGTCGTTCGGTCGGGGCCGGACCAGCATGCTCACCTTCGGGCCGCGCTGGGCCGCGTTGGCCGAGCACCACCTGGCCGAGGGGGAGGAGCTGGCCCGGATCGAGGCCCCGGCCGCGGTACGGGACGACCTGCCCGCCTGGGGGCTGCACCCGGCGCTGCTGGACGTGGCCACCGCGTTCGGCCGGGGCCAGGGCTCCGGGACCTACCTGCCGCTGTCGTACGGCCGGATGGTGGTGCGCGGGCCGTTGCCGGCGTCCTTCCTCAGCCACCTGCGGCACCGGGACAGCGCCACCGACGAGGTGGTGGCCGCCGACCTGTCCCTGCTGGACACCGACGGCCGGGAACTCGTGGCGATCAGCGACTTCGTGCTGCGCCGAGTGGACCAGGGCGCGGTCACCGGGGGCCTGACCGACACCCCGGCCGCCGCGGCCGCCGCCGGCCCGGCCCCGGTGACCGAGGACATCCGGCCGGTGGACGGGGCGGAGGCGTTCCGGCGCAGCCTCACGGCCGGGCTCGGCGCCCAGGTGGTCATCACCACCCGGACCGTCGCCGACATCCGCCGCCGGGCCACCCGGGTGACCACGGAGAGCCTGGAGGCGGAGACCGAGCCGGCGGTGTCCGCGCCGACGGCCGGCGGCGGCTCGGCCGCGCCCACCACGGAGCTGGAGAAGACCATCGCCCAGGTCTGGCGGGACGGGCTCGGCGTCGCCGAGGTCGGCGTGGACGACGACTTCTTCGCCCTCGGCGGCAATTCGCTGGTCGCGGTGCAGCTCATCGCGGCGATGCGCAAGGCCACCGGGGTGCGGCTGCCGATGCGCAGCCTCTTCGAGACCCCCACCGTCGCCGGGCTGGCCGCCCGGATCGAGGAGCTGCGGGCCGCCCAGCCCGCCGACGAGCCGGCCGCGCCGGAGGCCATCCCGGCCATCCCGCGGCTGCCCCGCGCGTGA